GCTACCTCTATTCTACTTAATTTTGAAATTTCATCTTTTTCGATATATATTGCTCCTTTGTGAGGTTTTAGAATTTTATTTATACACTTCAAAAGAGTAGATTTCCCCGCCCCATTGTTTCCTAAAATAGAAAGTAACTCTCCTCTTTGAAGAGTAAATTTAACATCTTTTAAAACGGGTACACTGGTATAACTGAATTCAATACCATCTATATCTAAAATCATCTCTTATACCCCCTTGAAAGCACATAGAGGAAAACCGGTGCTCCCAAAAAGGAGGTTATAGCGCCCACAGGTAATACTACCGGTGAAATAATAGTTCTGCCTAAAGTGTCTGATGCTAAAAGTATTAAACCTCCCATTACAGAAGAAGCAGGAATCAAAAATCTATGGTCTCCTCCAATTAATCTCCTCATTATGTGAGGTCCAACAAGTCCAATAAAGCCTATAATTCCTACAAAAGAGGTAATAACGGCAGCAATTAAAGAAGAGACAAACATGCCTAATAATCTTACTCTTTCCACGTCAACTCCAAGACCTTTTGCCGTTTCTTCTCCACTGTCTAAAGCATTATAGTTCCATCTGTTAAACATAAAATGTATCAGAGAAATACCTACAACTACAGACATTATGCCCAAATCCTTCCATGATGCCCTTCCTATATCTCCAAATGTCCAAAAAACTACATAAGCCACTTTTACATCATCAGCAAAATACTGCAAAATCATAGTAACAGCTGAAAACAAAGACCCTAAAGCTACTCCTGCCAAAACCATCGCTTCAGGAGTTACTCTAAAGCTTTTTGCCAACATCAATACGACTATTGTCGAACCCATTGAACCCAAAAAAGCAAAAAAAACTACCAAATAAGGATTGTTTATAATCACAGAATCAGAATTTGCAGTACTACCTGCACCAAACACAATTATAGCTACTGCTGCTCCAAAAGCTGCTCCTTGAGAAATACCTAAAGTGAAAGGAGAGGCTAAGGGATTTCTTAAAATGCTTTGGGTTACACATCCTGCAACTGAAAGACCAATTCCTGCTACAATTGCTGTTAAAACCCTTGGCATCCTAATGTTCCAAACTATGATACGAAATCTCTCTTCTCCCTTACCTAACAACGTTTTTATGACATCATAGGTACTAATGCCAGCCGAACCTGCATTTATAGCATATACTGCAAGTACAAATGTAGCCAAAGCTGTTAAAAATATAATCAATATTTTTCTTTTGATATATTTATTATAGCTATCCGGTACAGTATATATAAATGACTGTCTCAAAGCTTCATCCCCTTATCTTTGTAATTCCCCCACTCGAAAAGCGGAGGAATTATGTTATACTCTAAAACTTAATTTTTTCAAAACCCCCATACACTTCTTCCATTTTGTCATACACATTTTTTCCGTAATCTCCAAAAAACAAACTATAAATTTCTTTTGCCTTTTCTACAGGATCGATATCTTTAAATGCTTCTGGATAAAGAACTTTTCCAACCCAATAGGAATCTACCAAAGCTGTGTCAATATTTGTAGTGTAATTGTTGTAAGGTAAAATTCCATATACATTGTCATTTTTAACAGCCTTCAAACTTTTATAAAAATCAGTATTTTTTTGATAATCTTGTTTAACTAAATCAAAGTTCCCTTCATCAATGAATATTATATCAGGATTCCAATCTAATAATTTTTCTCTTTCTATCATGATACTTCCTTTTTGTCCTAAAGTATCAGCTACATTTTTTGCATTTACAGCCATAAAAGGCGGATAATTCCCTTGTGTACTCTCTATACCGTGTGCACCTTTAAATCCTAGTGCACCTATATAAACAGTTGGCTTTTTATCCTCTGATATATCCTTTGTCCTGTCCTGTAAATCTTTTTGAATTCCTTTGATGTAGTCAACTACTTCTTTAGCTCTATCCTCTTTTCCCATAATCTTTCCTATA
The sequence above is a segment of the Thermoanaerobacter ethanolicus JW 200 genome. Coding sequences within it:
- a CDS encoding FecCD family ABC transporter permease, giving the protein MRQSFIYTVPDSYNKYIKRKILIIFLTALATFVLAVYAINAGSAGISTYDVIKTLLGKGEERFRIIVWNIRMPRVLTAIVAGIGLSVAGCVTQSILRNPLASPFTLGISQGAAFGAAVAIIVFGAGSTANSDSVIINNPYLVVFFAFLGSMGSTIVVLMLAKSFRVTPEAMVLAGVALGSLFSAVTMILQYFADDVKVAYVVFWTFGDIGRASWKDLGIMSVVVGISLIHFMFNRWNYNALDSGEETAKGLGVDVERVRLLGMFVSSLIAAVITSFVGIIGFIGLVGPHIMRRLIGGDHRFLIPASSVMGGLILLASDTLGRTIISPVVLPVGAITSFLGAPVFLYVLSRGYKR